From the Labeo rohita strain BAU-BD-2019 unplaced genomic scaffold, IGBB_LRoh.1.0 scaffold_1100, whole genome shotgun sequence genome, the window CTCACACCCGCGATGTTTCTGATCTGCTTTTATCCTGATAGCAGTAACTTTGAACATCTCATATGGAGGAATCAGCACCTCTTTCTCATGAGGAAGCTtagaatattttgtaatatcagCACCTTCACAAGTGTGGATTTCAAAACAAGATTTAGTTCCAAAACCCTCTGCAACTGTACGATCGAGAGAGGAGGATGTAAACGAGCCAAAACGAATCTCTTTGTTCAGAACATCCTTTTCAAATGTAAACTTTGTACCACGAAAAGTATCAAAGcatctattttgttttttcttcaaaatatggATTGCGTCTGTCAACAGAAACTGAAGTGAATACCATTTGTATTTCATGGTTGTGTAGTTTTCTTTGCCATAACGAGTGTCATTATTGAActtatcatatatttttaaatttgggtTCATCTGGGTGTAAGTGTACACATAGATAGCAattttatgttctgtttttaatttactgaAAAACCAATTACGAGTGACTTTCTTTTTACCTATTTCCCAGacctttttaaaatcat encodes:
- the LOC127157533 gene encoding erythroblast NAD(P)(+)--arginine ADP-ribosyltransferase-like — translated: MLLIIEALLLILAALGQDHTAAVEGLKLDMALNSVDDQYKGCTGKMAKLVKTKYLKNELDNTDDFKKVWEIGKKKVTRNWFFSKLKTEHKIAIYVYTYTQMNPNLKIYDKFNNDTRYGKENYTTMKYKWYSLQFLLTDAIHILKKKQNRCFDTFRGTKFTFEKDVLNKEIRFGSFTSSSLDRTVAEGFGTKSCFEIHTCEGADITKYSKLPHEKEVLIPPYEMFKVTAIRIKADQKHRGCETVFVLKSTGIRSDLNCALFKKPKP